TGGATCACAACGATACTGAAGATGATAACAAAGGCGACACCGAAGTTCGTCATATAGGCAGACCAACAAAATCTTCCGACACCAATATTCGCCAACATCTAATGACAGTGGCATTTGATCTCTTTGCCAAACATGAATATAACCAAATTAGCACCCGTAAAATTGCTGCGGCAGCCAATACCACACCAGCGATGATCCGTTATTACTTTCAAAATAAAGAAGGTTTATTTCACGCATCCATGTCGCAATATCGTCAGCCAATGTTAGATATTTTTAAACGTTATGTCGCGAAACCACAAGTACAGCACCTGCATGATATATTTTCGCTTTACTACACCACCATGCAAGAGAATAAAAGCTTACACAATATCGTCAGACGCAACATGACTAGCAATGATAACCCGCAAATTAAAGCACACATCATTCAAGAAGGGCCCCAACAATCCTTCAAGTTGATTAAAAACATGTTCATTAAACTACAAACCAAAGGTGATATAAAACCTGAGCTTGATCCGGAAATATTAACCGTACAAATGCTCAGTTTATGCATCTTTCCTTGTGCATTTAAGCCTTTGCTCCAACAATTAACAACAACCGCTATCGACACGCAATTTTACCGTCAACTAGCACAACAAAATTTCACTTTATTAATTAACTCAATCACTACGGAGCAATACAATGAAGAAATCTAAACTACTGTGGCTACCTATCGGCGTTGCAACAGGGTTAGGTATCATGGCAATAAATAATGCCATCATGAAAAAAGACACTGTATTAGAAGTGATTGAGCCAGCACAAAGCGTTTATGTCAGCCAGATACAAACCCAGAATATAGCCCCAGCAGTAAAAGGCTATGGCAATGTCGTGGCTAAAAATAAGTGGCAAGGGATCACCGAAGTCAGCGGTAAAGTGATTTACAAAAATGAACGTTTACAGCGTGGTACCTTTATTAATGAGGGCGTGGAACTGTTGCGTATCGACCCTGCGTCTTATCAGTTAAACCTCATCACAGCACAAGCTAATTTAGACAATATTAATTCAGAAGTTGAAAAGCTAGATATTGAAGAACAGCGTCTAACACGTTCATACCAAGTCGAAAAGAAAACCCTCGCTTTAGAAGAAAAAGAATACCAACGTAATATCAAATTAAACAAAAAAGGCACAATATCAGCGTCGAGTTTAGAACAGCAAGAGCGCGTGTTATACAATACTCAGTTACAGCTAAATGATTTAAAAGCACAAGTAAACCAACTACCAGCGCGTAAAAAAGCCCTACAAGCACAAATAGCCCAAGGTCAGAGTCAAGTTGATCAAGCCCGACTGGATTTAGAAAATACCATTATTACCATGCCATTTGACGGCCGTATTATTGATGTTAGCGCCGAGCTACAACAGTTTGTGTCTACGGGTACCAGTCTAATGCTGGCGCATGATGTGTCAAAATTAGAAGTCGAAGCGAAAATGCCCACCAGCCAATTAAGCCGTTTGATACACAGCTTAAAGCAAGACCAAGAAATACTCGATAACCTCAATGCCGTGCCAGATATTGCCATTGCTAACTTAACTGCACAAATAACCTTACGAAACTCGTCATCAGAAACCCATTGGCAAGGTAAAGTAACCCGTATTTTAGGTGAAATTGATGCTCGCTTAGGTACCGCAGGATTAGTGGTTGAAGCTGACTTTGATTTCCTTGAGTTCATTAAACGTAACGATCCCACTGACAGCCCAATTATATCGGGGATGTTTGTTGAAGTAACCGTTAATGGTCAAGCACAACAGCAATTAACCGTGCCATTACAAGCGCTACATAACAACCGTTTATACTTGGTCGATGAAGAGAACAGACTCCAACTGCAAGAAGTTGAAGTACTGTTTATCCGCGACCAAGTTGCTGCCATTAAGGCCAAAGGTCTGGAAGCTGGTCAGCAAATTGTATTATCCGATATTATCCCTGTCGCTAATGGTTTAAAGCTAGCACCAACAGTATGGACAGAGGATAAATAATCATGATCCAGTTCTTTACCAAACACCCAACGGCTGCCAATTTAGTCATGGTGATGTTTTTAGCTCTCGGTGCAATCACGCTGCCAGATATGAAACGGGAAACATTTCCTGACTTTTCCGTCACTATCGCACAGATCTCTGTGCCCTACCCTGGTGCGAGCCCTGAAGATGTCGAACAAGCAATTTGTTTACCGATAGAAGATGCCCTAGACGGTATCAACAACCTGAAAAAACTAACCTGTAGCGCTAGCGAAGGCATGGCGGTTACGACTGCAGAAATGACGCACGACGGTAATGGGACTACGTTTATATCGGATATTAAAACCGAAGTTGACGCTATTGACCAATTCCCTGATGAAGTAGAAACCACAGTTGTAAAAGAACTGATGACCTATGACGATGTGGTCAGTCTGGTGATTTACAGTGACATGGATAAACAAGAACTTAAACTCTATGCCGAAGATGTTAAGCGCCGCCTAAAACGCTTAAAAGGCATAGCTCAAGTTGAGATAAATGGTTTCTCTGACCCGCAGTTACGTGTCGAACTTGATTTAGTCGCGCTGCGCCAACTGAATGTCTCTGTACAAGATGTAGCAAATCAAATTGCTAAACAAAATGTGAAGATGCCCAGTGGTAATTTAAATACCCCAAGCAGTACGATATTACTGCGTTTTGATGCCCAGCGTTATACTCCACGCGATCTGGGTGAGATCATTGTTTTAAGTAACGAAGATGGCAGTAAAGTACAACTAAAAGACATCGCGACGATCACGCAACGCTTTGAGTTAGATGAATCAAAAATATCGGTAAATGGTAAAGAAGGTACCATGCTAGATATTAAAAAATCAAAAGCCGATGATTCGCTTGATGTACTTGAAGAAGTGCAACAGTTTATTGTCGATGAAAAACTAAAAACCCCCGACAACATTGAATTCTCACTCACTAAAGACATGGCATCTGTCGCCAAAGACCGTCTTGATCTGCTGCTATCAAATGGTTGGCAGGGTTTCATCTTAGTATTCCTGGTTATGTGGTTATTCTTCCCGTGGCGTTATGCTATTTGGGTTGCCATGGGTCTACCTGTTTCCTTCCTTGCCAGCATGTATGTACTGTCATTAGTGGGGATTAGCTTAAACCTAATGTCGATGGTTGCATTGCTCGTCGCCATTGGCTTATTGATGGATGACGCCATTGTATTATCCGAAAGTGTCGCCCATGAACTATCTAAAACCGAAGACAAACTCGCTGGTATTGTTAAAGGGGTTAATCGGGTTAAAAACGGGGTTTTTTCGTCTTTCTTAACCACAGTTGCTATCTTTGGTTCACTGGCCTTTCTTGAAGGTGACATGGGTGAAGTACTGAAAGTCATCCCGATAACCTTAGTGATCACCTTGAGCGTCTCGCTAGTTGAAGCGTTTTTGATCTTGCCGCATCACTTGTACGCGTCAGTAAAAGATGCCGATGACAGCGTTGCAGAAAATAGCTTTAAAGGCCGCTTTAATAAGAAGTTTGAATACTTCCAGTTTACTATTTTACCTAAAGTGATTGGTGCTGTGGTCGACCGTCGCTATATGGTCACAGCAGGTATTATTGCCTTATTCATTGGTACCATCTCGCTGGCTTCAAGTGGCATGTTACGCTTTTCAGCCTTCCCTGAAGTTGAAGGTGACTGGGTTCAAATTACGGTCTTGATGCCACCGGGCACACCATTGGAGAAAACAGATAAAGTAGTGGCTCGTATTACCAACAATATTAAAACAACCAGCGCCCAATTTGGTGAGCAGCCTGATAATGAATCATTACTTAAATACATTACAGTCCAAAGTGGTACGAATCCCGATGCCGGTGAAAGTGGTGAACATGTCGCGACTATCTTTGTTGATTTGCTGACTTCAGAAAAACGTGATACCCGTATGGCTGATTATTTAGCGGCGCTGCAACAAGAAATCGGAGTTATTCCTGGGGTCACCAACTTAATAATCCGTGAACCGGCGATTGGTCCGGCTGGCCGTGCGATTGATATTGAATTAAGCCACCCTGACATTCAGACCTTAAAAGATGCGGGTAACGAACTCGCGCAATACCTTGCCCAGTTTAATGGCGTAAGTAACATCATTACTAATCTACGTGATGGTAAACCAGAACTGCGCATGTCGTTATTACCCGGTGCTGAAACATTTGGCGTCACAGGACAAGATATTGCTATGCAACTGCGCGCCGCATTTTTCGGTATCACCGTTGATGAGTTGCAAATTGGCAGTGAAAATGTCGAACTGGACGT
The DNA window shown above is from Moritella sp. F3 and carries:
- a CDS encoding TetR/AcrR family transcriptional regulator is translated as MDHNDTEDDNKGDTEVRHIGRPTKSSDTNIRQHLMTVAFDLFAKHEYNQISTRKIAAAANTTPAMIRYYFQNKEGLFHASMSQYRQPMLDIFKRYVAKPQVQHLHDIFSLYYTTMQENKSLHNIVRRNMTSNDNPQIKAHIIQEGPQQSFKLIKNMFIKLQTKGDIKPELDPEILTVQMLSLCIFPCAFKPLLQQLTTTAIDTQFYRQLAQQNFTLLINSITTEQYNEEI
- a CDS encoding efflux RND transporter periplasmic adaptor subunit, with the translated sequence MKKSKLLWLPIGVATGLGIMAINNAIMKKDTVLEVIEPAQSVYVSQIQTQNIAPAVKGYGNVVAKNKWQGITEVSGKVIYKNERLQRGTFINEGVELLRIDPASYQLNLITAQANLDNINSEVEKLDIEEQRLTRSYQVEKKTLALEEKEYQRNIKLNKKGTISASSLEQQERVLYNTQLQLNDLKAQVNQLPARKKALQAQIAQGQSQVDQARLDLENTIITMPFDGRIIDVSAELQQFVSTGTSLMLAHDVSKLEVEAKMPTSQLSRLIHSLKQDQEILDNLNAVPDIAIANLTAQITLRNSSSETHWQGKVTRILGEIDARLGTAGLVVEADFDFLEFIKRNDPTDSPIISGMFVEVTVNGQAQQQLTVPLQALHNNRLYLVDEENRLQLQEVEVLFIRDQVAAIKAKGLEAGQQIVLSDIIPVANGLKLAPTVWTEDK
- a CDS encoding efflux RND transporter permease subunit, with product MIQFFTKHPTAANLVMVMFLALGAITLPDMKRETFPDFSVTIAQISVPYPGASPEDVEQAICLPIEDALDGINNLKKLTCSASEGMAVTTAEMTHDGNGTTFISDIKTEVDAIDQFPDEVETTVVKELMTYDDVVSLVIYSDMDKQELKLYAEDVKRRLKRLKGIAQVEINGFSDPQLRVELDLVALRQLNVSVQDVANQIAKQNVKMPSGNLNTPSSTILLRFDAQRYTPRDLGEIIVLSNEDGSKVQLKDIATITQRFELDESKISVNGKEGTMLDIKKSKADDSLDVLEEVQQFIVDEKLKTPDNIEFSLTKDMASVAKDRLDLLLSNGWQGFILVFLVMWLFFPWRYAIWVAMGLPVSFLASMYVLSLVGISLNLMSMVALLVAIGLLMDDAIVLSESVAHELSKTEDKLAGIVKGVNRVKNGVFSSFLTTVAIFGSLAFLEGDMGEVLKVIPITLVITLSVSLVEAFLILPHHLYASVKDADDSVAENSFKGRFNKKFEYFQFTILPKVIGAVVDRRYMVTAGIIALFIGTISLASSGMLRFSAFPEVEGDWVQITVLMPPGTPLEKTDKVVARITNNIKTTSAQFGEQPDNESLLKYITVQSGTNPDAGESGEHVATIFVDLLTSEKRDTRMADYLAALQQEIGVIPGVTNLIIREPAIGPAGRAIDIELSHPDIQTLKDAGNELAQYLAQFNGVSNIITNLRDGKPELRMSLLPGAETFGVTGQDIAMQLRAAFFGITVDELQIGSENVELDVRLAEQYRSDLAYYEDFPFTLADGSQVPLASIVKVEWGRGVSQLNRINNIRTMSLKGDIDKEQANTVELMAGMQKDFVPTLTQKYPGIEVRLGGEVESTAETGNSMVKSFSIGLFVVFAILSFQFRSYIEPIIVMLAIPLALIGVFWGHFMLNYDLTMPSMLGFTSLAGIVVNNSILLVQFIKENLVKSNDIRQAAIHATTNRIRAILITTATTAAGLMPILLEQSIQAQVIIPLVVALIFGLIASTLLVILILPAFYGILDDFGLTERHKEA